From Brucella pseudogrignonensis, a single genomic window includes:
- a CDS encoding SDR family NAD(P)-dependent oxidoreductase, whose amino-acid sequence MTEQTKIALVTGASRGIGRAIAIGMAKRGFEVAINDIERQKDALEEVAGEIGALGQRVLAVYADVSNKADVEAMVSKTIDIFGRIDAVVNNAGILIASDVEHLKEEHWDSVLDINAKGTFLVIQAVLPQMKKQRYGRIVNIASIGGKHGAPEQAHYSASKAAVMGFTRVLAQEVGTFGITANCICPGIILTDMGRVNLDDVTVREAWQEKTAMRRIGDPEDVVGPVAFLASDDAAFVTGQSLNVDGGIVLS is encoded by the coding sequence ATGACCGAACAGACAAAAATAGCGCTTGTCACGGGCGCCAGTCGCGGGATTGGACGAGCCATTGCGATTGGCATGGCAAAGCGTGGCTTCGAGGTGGCTATCAATGATATTGAACGTCAGAAAGACGCATTGGAAGAGGTTGCGGGCGAAATCGGAGCATTGGGTCAACGCGTGCTTGCGGTCTATGCCGATGTCAGCAACAAAGCCGATGTTGAAGCAATGGTTTCTAAAACCATCGACATCTTTGGCCGGATTGATGCAGTCGTAAACAATGCGGGTATTTTGATCGCCAGCGATGTTGAGCATTTAAAAGAAGAACATTGGGACAGTGTGCTTGATATTAACGCCAAGGGCACATTTCTTGTTATTCAGGCTGTGCTGCCACAAATGAAGAAGCAGCGCTATGGTCGCATTGTGAATATAGCCTCCATCGGTGGCAAGCATGGCGCACCGGAACAGGCGCATTATTCTGCATCAAAAGCCGCAGTCATGGGCTTTACGCGTGTACTTGCACAAGAGGTTGGAACCTTCGGAATTACGGCCAATTGTATTTGCCCCGGAATTATTCTGACTGATATGGGCCGCGTTAATCTTGATGATGTGACGGTGCGTGAAGCTTGGCAAGAGAAGACCGCAATGCGTCGCATCGGTGATCCAGAAGACGTTGTTGGCCCAGTGGCATTTCTTGCATCCGACGATGCAGCTTTTGTTACCGGGCAAAGCCTTAATGTCGATGGCGGTATTGTTTTGAGTTAA
- a CDS encoding FGGY-family carbohydrate kinase: MAYFLTADGGTESIRARIYDLSGVCLASAAVPYETKFSSGARAEQNPEDWWSSFVHAARKAISESAVDPAAIEAITLATTSCTVVALDADGKPLRPSIIWMDVRASSEAESVLATGDQALKANGGGQGPVSAEWMIPKALWIARNEPEIFAKAETICEYQDFMTLRLTGEKAASLNNASLRWHYSTDRGGFPTTMLQKLGLETLMHKWPSRVVAPGEVVGTLCASAASELGLSQKVKLVQGGADALIGMIGLGVAKPGQLALITGSSHLQFGVSDKPLHAPGIWGSYPDMLYPGRYVIEGGQTSTGSIIAWLGRMMNGTMNMEELNRKAAALEPGADGLLVQDHFQGNRTPYTDALSRGAIVGLTLAHEPHHIFRAIMEGISFGTRAILDAMADAGYRGQEITVGGGASASPLWLQIHADTAGLPVCVPQSRDAPSMGAAVLAAHGAGYFATIDDGITAMVKPGTRIEPRPREAAIYNEIYQQYRALYPALKSVHAA; encoded by the coding sequence ATGGCTTATTTTCTCACCGCCGACGGAGGCACGGAAAGTATCCGCGCGCGGATTTACGATTTGTCGGGCGTGTGCCTTGCCAGTGCTGCAGTCCCATATGAAACCAAGTTTTCCAGCGGTGCACGAGCTGAACAAAATCCAGAAGATTGGTGGAGTTCCTTCGTTCATGCCGCACGCAAAGCGATATCAGAATCCGCAGTTGATCCGGCGGCGATTGAAGCGATAACGCTTGCCACAACAAGCTGCACGGTTGTTGCGCTCGACGCTGATGGAAAGCCTCTGCGCCCATCGATTATCTGGATGGACGTTCGAGCTAGTTCGGAAGCGGAATCTGTATTGGCGACGGGCGATCAGGCGCTCAAAGCCAATGGCGGTGGCCAAGGGCCTGTCTCGGCGGAATGGATGATCCCCAAGGCACTCTGGATTGCACGCAATGAGCCGGAGATTTTCGCGAAGGCCGAAACGATCTGCGAGTATCAGGATTTTATGACTTTGCGCCTGACTGGCGAAAAAGCAGCAAGTCTCAACAACGCGTCGCTGCGCTGGCATTACTCGACTGATCGTGGCGGTTTCCCCACGACGATGCTGCAAAAACTGGGGCTCGAAACCTTAATGCATAAATGGCCATCGCGCGTGGTCGCGCCGGGCGAGGTAGTTGGTACGCTTTGTGCATCTGCCGCCTCCGAACTTGGTCTCAGCCAGAAGGTGAAACTGGTTCAGGGTGGGGCTGATGCACTGATTGGCATGATCGGCCTTGGTGTTGCCAAACCCGGTCAGCTTGCTCTCATAACCGGGTCGTCGCATCTGCAGTTTGGTGTTTCGGACAAACCACTCCATGCCCCCGGTATTTGGGGTAGTTATCCGGATATGCTCTATCCGGGGCGCTACGTGATCGAGGGTGGCCAAACATCAACCGGTTCGATTATCGCATGGCTGGGCCGCATGATGAACGGTACAATGAATATGGAAGAATTGAACCGTAAGGCTGCGGCTCTTGAGCCGGGGGCGGACGGACTTCTGGTGCAAGACCATTTTCAGGGCAATCGCACGCCTTATACTGATGCCCTGTCGCGTGGGGCAATTGTCGGTCTGACACTTGCACATGAGCCGCATCATATTTTTCGGGCGATTATGGAGGGCATCAGTTTTGGTACTCGCGCTATTCTCGATGCCATGGCAGATGCTGGTTATCGCGGACAGGAAATCACCGTTGGCGGCGGAGCAAGTGCCTCTCCGCTCTGGTTGCAGATACATGCTGATACGGCTGGCTTGCCTGTTTGTGTGCCGCAGTCACGCGACGCGCCATCGATGGGGGCTGCGGTTCTGGCGGCCCATGGTGCGGGATATTTCGCCACTATCGATGACGGAATCACCGCGATGGTGAAGCCCGGAACGCGTATAGAACCGCGTCCGCGCGAAGCAGCGATCTATAACGAGATTTACCAGCAGTATCGCGCTTTGTATCCGGCGTTGAAATCTGTTCACGCGGCCTGA
- a CDS encoding carboxymuconolactone decarboxylase family protein, whose protein sequence is MTDVKVKLKEAQSRLGVFAKATPELMSGFAKVSKTATAAGRFSSAQRELIAVSIAVAKGCEDCILYHVDAAIRHGATEVELLEALEVAVEMGGGPAVMYAGKALEAFRNLS, encoded by the coding sequence ATGACTGATGTAAAAGTAAAGCTCAAAGAAGCTCAATCACGGCTTGGTGTTTTTGCCAAGGCAACGCCCGAACTCATGTCAGGCTTTGCCAAGGTCAGCAAGACAGCAACTGCTGCGGGTCGTTTCTCCTCCGCTCAACGTGAGTTGATTGCGGTGAGCATTGCTGTCGCCAAAGGGTGCGAGGACTGCATTCTATATCATGTCGATGCCGCTATCCGCCATGGTGCAACAGAAGTGGAACTGCTCGAAGCATTGGAAGTAGCTGTCGAAATGGGAGGCGGTCCAGCAGTTATGTATGCGGGCAAAGCACTCGAGGCATTTCGCAATTTGAGTTGA
- a CDS encoding SDR family NAD(P)-dependent oxidoreductase, with product MLKDFELTDKLAVITGGAKGIGRAIAQLFVEAGATVVITDRDEAVSKAAVAELNTLRAASASLYILDVTDKDAVERAAEAIFRQNGCPLILVNNAGIVKNAPVAETEEADWRAVIDVNLNGVFFCAQAFGKRMAASGRGAIVNISSMCGEIVVYPQPQVAYNAAKAGVNLITKSLAVEWAKQGVRVNAVAPGYTATELTLAGRSNEEWFSKWLAMTPQGRLGEPREIANAVLFLASDAASFITGTVLVVDGGYTAL from the coding sequence TTGCTCAAGGATTTCGAACTTACAGATAAGCTCGCAGTCATTACCGGTGGAGCCAAAGGCATAGGCCGCGCTATTGCGCAGTTGTTCGTTGAAGCGGGAGCAACTGTTGTCATAACTGATCGTGATGAAGCGGTAAGTAAGGCGGCTGTTGCAGAGCTCAACACGTTAAGAGCTGCCTCGGCTAGTCTTTATATCCTTGATGTAACGGACAAGGATGCAGTCGAACGCGCCGCAGAAGCTATTTTCCGCCAAAATGGTTGTCCGCTTATATTGGTGAATAATGCGGGCATTGTCAAAAATGCCCCGGTCGCGGAAACTGAGGAAGCTGACTGGCGAGCCGTAATCGATGTCAACTTAAATGGCGTATTCTTCTGTGCGCAGGCGTTCGGAAAGCGTATGGCTGCATCTGGCCGTGGTGCGATCGTCAATATTTCATCCATGTGCGGTGAGATCGTTGTCTATCCGCAGCCACAGGTCGCGTACAATGCTGCTAAGGCAGGTGTCAATCTCATCACCAAATCGCTTGCAGTCGAATGGGCAAAGCAGGGCGTGCGCGTAAATGCGGTCGCACCTGGCTATACTGCGACTGAACTCACTCTTGCAGGTCGAAGCAATGAAGAGTGGTTTTCGAAATGGCTGGCCATGACACCTCAGGGACGGCTGGGTGAACCGCGTGAAATCGCAAATGCCGTTCTGTTTCTCGCATCCGATGCGGCGAGCTTCATAACCGGTACTGTGCTTGTCGTAGATGGTGGCTACACCGCGCTATAA